Genomic DNA from Planktomarina temperata RCA23:
CCAACAATAATTTTGCCGCAGCCTGTTCGGCCTGGCGTTTCGATCCAGCTTTGGCCTGCGCCGCTTCGCCGGAATGCAATCTCACTTCAATCTCGAATTGCGGCGCGTGATCCGGGCCGGAGCGGGACAGTTCAACATAATTTGGTGGAGGACCTTTGCGCGCCTGCGCCCATTCTTGCAAAGCGGTCTTTGGGTCGCGCGCATCGGCCTTGACGGAGGTGATCCGCGTATTCCAAAGCCGCAAGATCAGCGCCTGCGCTTCAGTAAAGCCACCATCGCGATACACCGCAGCAATCAGCGCTTCCATGGCATCGCCCAGCAATGCTTCCTTGCGCCGCCCGCCGCTGATCATCTCAGAGCGACCCAATTTCAACAGGTTGCCAATGCCAATAGAGCGCGCCACATCTGCACAGGTTTCCTTGCGCACCAGAGCATTAAAACGCGGCGCCAATTGCCCCTCGGTCGCCTTCGCATCCAGATCCAACAAAGCCTGCGCCATCACGAGCCCAAGAACCCGGTCACCCAGAAACTCAAGCCGTTCGTTGTCCGAGCGGGTTGCCGAGGAGATACTGGAATGAGTCAAAGCTGTGATCAGGAGCCCCGGGTCTTTAAACTCATAGCCGATATCGGCTGAAAACTGGCGTAACTCAGAAGAAAGTTTGATCATAGCGAGACCTGGAAGATACAGAGCATCTAATCAATCGCCTTGAAATAACGGTCACTGCGCCACGTCCAGAAGGCCAAAATTGAGGCGCCGGCAGAGGAAAACAAAATGCGATCTGCGCGCCCGACAATGTCTTTGAGCGGCACGAAGCCCACCCCGCCGATGGACTGCGGCACGCGGCTGTCAGAGGAATTGTCGCGATTGTCCCCCATGAAAAAGAAATGCCCCGCCGGTACCGCATAGACTTTTGTTGTGTCCACATTCATCCGACCTCCAAGGCGCATCGCATCTTGGTCATAGGTGTCCAACACGCCATGCTCGACGCCATTGGGCAGCGTCTCGATATATTTCGCCTTGATGCAATCTGCGCCCAACCCAACGGCACCATTGGAACAGACCGGACGGTTGCGCTGTGAGCCTTGTGGCTCATAGATTTCCACGAAATCCTCCACCTGTCTGCGCTCAACCGGCGTGCCGTTGATCTGCAGCACCCCGCCTTGCATTTGTATCTTGTCGCCCGGAAGACCGACCAAGCGTTTGATATAATCAGCGCCTGTCACCGGATGGCGAAACACAACCACATCGCCGCGCTCAGGAACGCCGCCCAAAATCCGCGTGTCACGGTCCTTGATGAAGCCACAAAAATCATCCGCATCAATGTTTAAGCCCAGCGCGGCAATTTGAATTTTCGGACAGGAGGCATAGGAATACCCATAGGCCATTTTATTGACGAATAAAAAATCCCCGATCAACAGGCTGTCTTTCATCGAGCCCGAGGGGATCCAGAAGGGTTGAAAAAACAAGGTGCGAAACACCCCAGCAATCAGCAGGGCATAGACCACAGTTTTGACCGTCTCTATTGCACTCGCAGCAAAGCTTTTTTCTTCAATGTCGTCCATAACATCCTCGGGATTTGATTTAGGGCTATGTGCGGCGCTTACGGTCGAGAGTCAAGTTGCCCCGCCCTCATTCGGGCGCGCTTCGATAACCACAAAAGCCTGTGCCCAGGGGTGATCATCGGTCAACGTACAATGGATCACCGCCGTATGACCTGCGGGCGTCATCTGCGCCAAACGCTCCGCCGCCCAGCCCGTGACCGCCATCACCGGCTGACCGCTGCGCATATTGGTCACAGCCATGTCTTTCCAACTGATGCCCATGGCCAAGCCCGTCCCGAGCGCCTTTGAGCAGGCTTCTTTCGCGGCCCAGCGTTTGGCATAAGTGCCCGCCACATCTTTACGCGCCTCCGACTTGCGTTGCTCAACCTGCGTAAAGACCCGGTTTTTAAAACGATCCCCAAAGCGATCCAATGTGCCTTGAATCCGCTTAATATTCGCCAAATCTGTTCCGATACCTAAAATCATCGCCGGGCGTTTTGCATCAAGCGACGCATTTCGGCAATGGCCGGTCCAAGACCCAAAAAGACAGATTCCCCGATCAAAAAATGTCCAATGTTCAGCTCGGCCACTTCTGGAAGGGCGGCAATCGGCGCCACGGTTTCATAGCTCAAGCCATGACCGGCGTGCACCTCTAACCCCAGATCGGCTGCAAATTGCGCACAGCGGGTGATCCGCGCCAATTCCTCTTTCGCAGCCTGGTGATTGCCCTCGGCATGGAAATCACAATAGGCGCCTGTATGAAGCTCAACCACAGCGGCCCCCACCTGCGCACTGGCTTGCAATTGCCCCTCATCTGCGGCCACAAAAAGCGACACCCGACAGCCGGCCTGAGCCAGTGGCGCAATGAAATCACCAAGACGGTCCTGATCGCCAACCACATCCAGCCCGCCCTCGGTGGTCCGTTCTTCGCGCTTTTCTGGCACGAGACAGACCGCATGGGGCTTGTGCCGCAGGGCTATGGCTTGCATTTCGGCGGTTGCTGCCATTTCAAAGTTTAAAGGGATGCGCAACGCACCCATCAAAGCGTCAATATCGGCATCAAGAATATGCCGGCGATCCTCACGCAGATGCGCGGTAATGCCGTCGGCCCCCGCGGCCTGCGCCAACAAGGCCGCGCGCAGAGGGTCGGGATAAGCGCCACCCCGTGCATTGCGCAAGGTCGCAACATGATCGATATTGACGCCAAGGCGTTGCTCTATGGACATAAAAAACTCTTTCCGTTTCTACCTCAGACGCCCGAATCGTCTTCGCGTGTAAGGAGGGTTTTGCGGCGTAACTCTGCAATTTTGGCCGCCAATTGACCCTTTCTGCGATTTTTATATACGCGAATAGCTGGGACCGTAATAGCGTAAATCACCAGCCCTGAGATGACCCCCGGCACCACCCCGCCGATCATCCAAGGGAAAAATACTGTGTGCCAAAATTCGACCAAATAAGTCCAATCTCCCGGGGTTTGGGAGAAAAATGCTGCGATATTCGCGCCCAATTCTGTCACCGCGCGGGCAAACATTTCACCCAGGCCCAAATGCAAATCACTCTCTGGCCGCTTGCCCAAAAACGCATGTCCAAAACCAAGCGCCGTTGCGCCAATGGGGATGTGGGTCAGCGGATTGCCGAAAAAAGTTCCCAAAAGCGAGGCGAGAACATTGGCCCTTAATACAAGCGCGAGCACCCAAGCCACGAAAAAATGTAACCCGTAAAACGGGGTGAAGGAGGTGAACACGCCAATCGCCACGCCGCGCGCGATTTCTTCCGGCGTTCCTGGCAGGCGGCGCAAACGGTGTTTGATGTAAGAATAGGCACGGGCCCAGCCGCCCTTTGGGTAAAGCCATTCCCAAAGCGCTCTGTGCAGCCCACGCTTTTCGCGACGTTTAAACACCAATTTCGCCCCACTCACCATTCATAGAGTCGATATCCCGCCCCAGTTCCGGATTCCGGTGGCGGCTCACCTCTGCCACGTCACTTTCGGCCTCCAGCGCCGTGAGCACCATGTGCAATTGTGACACATCCCTCAGCTCCAATTCGACGAGCAGTTTGAAATAGTCCGGCTTGCGGTCCAAAAAGTGAATGTCAGAGATATTCGCATTCTGATCGCCAATCAATGTACAAATCCGCCCCATGACGCCTGCACCATTCAAAATCGTCGTGATGATCTGCGCCGGGTGGGTCGCGGCATGCTGTCCGTCACGCCAATGCAGATCCAACCACCGGTCCATTTGGGTTTCATAATGCAACAGGTTGGGGCAATCGATGGTGTGAATCACAACCCCATGACCTTTGAAAATGATCCCAACAATACGCTCTCCAGGCAAAGGGTTGCAACAGACACCATGGGTGAATTTCTGTCCTGGCTCCAACCCCATCAACGCCACCGTTGGCCCCACCTCATCGGTGTCGCGCACTTTAAGATTTGGATAGAGCTCCGCCACCACGTCGCGCGCGGCGATTTCAGAGCTGCCCAGCCGGGCCAAAAGCTCATCGGCACTTGGCAATCCATAATGTTTCGCCGCGGTCTTCAAAGCACGGTCGGTGGCCTTTTTGTTGACATTCTCGAAAGCGACACGGGCAAACTCTTTCCCCAGCTTGATAAATTTCTCGCGGTCAAATTCGCGCAGACTGCGGCGGATCGCTGTTTTCGCCCGGCCCGTGGCGACGATATCAATCCAGCTGGCCGGCGGGGTTTGCCCCTCTGCGGTGATGATCTGCACAGATTGCCCATTGCGCAGGCGCGTCCAAAGCGGCACGCGGATACCGTCAACCTTTGCCGAGACACAGGCCGCGCCGATGCGTGTGTGGATCGCATAGGCAAAATCAATGGGCGTCGCGCCACGCGGCAGTTTGATGACATCGCCTTTGGGCGAAAAGCAAAACACCTGGTCGGTGTACATTTCCAATTTGAACGCTTCGAGGAATTCCCCATCATCGCCTTCGGAGCTGAACCGCTCTGTCAGCGATGAAATCCAAGTCGAAGGATCCAGAGCAAAAGGATTATCCACCCGCGCACCGTCGCGATAAGACCAAGTCGCCGCCGCACCTTTTTCCGCCACTTGATGCATCGATTTGGTGCGGATTTGCACCTCCACCCGGCGGGCGTTGCGCCCCGAAACCGTGGTGTGAATGCTGCGGTAACCGTTAGATTTTGGCTGGCTGATGTAATCTTTAAACCGCCCCGGCACGGCCCGCCACCGCTGATGGATCAGCCCGAGCACCCGATAGCAATCGGATTCATGATCTACAATGACCCGAAACCCATAGATATCTGACAAGCGCGAGAAGGACAGTTCCTTATTTTGCATTTTGCGCCATATGGAATAGGGCTTTTTGGCCCGACCTTGAATTTCCGCGCCCTCAAGCCCGGCGCGCTCCAATTCCTCAAGCAAGTCGCCTTTGATCTGTTGCACCACATCGCCGGTTTCGTTTTGCAACTTGATAAAACGGCGCATAATGGATTTGCGCCCGTCAGGATTGAGCACTTGAAAGGCCAAGTCTTCCAGCTCTTCGCGCAGCCAATGCATCCCCATGCGCCCGGCCAGTGGCGCATAAATATCCATAGTTTCCAGAGCTTTTTGTTGCTGTTTTTCCGGCGTCATCGAGCGGATGGTGCGCATATTATGCAAACGGTCCGCCAATTTAACCAAAGTGACCCGAATATCTTTTGAAGTGGCCATGATCAGCTTGCGAAAATTCTCCGCCTGCTTGTTCACTCTGGAGGAGAGTTGCAGATTGGTGAGCTTTGTCACCCCGTCGAC
This window encodes:
- the rnc gene encoding ribonuclease III produces the protein MKLSSELRQFSADIGYEFKDPGLLITALTHSSISSATRSDNERLEFLGDRVLGLVMAQALLDLDAKATEGQLAPRFNALVRKETCADVARSIGIGNLLKLGRSEMISGGRRKEALLGDAMEALIAAVYRDGGFTEAQALILRLWNTRITSVKADARDPKTALQEWAQARKGPPPNYVELSRSGPDHAPQFEIEVRLHSGEAAQAKAGSKRQAEQAAAKLLLERLGA
- a CDS encoding RelA/SpoT family protein, with amino-acid sequence MITADDLIGLIRAYNPSTNAEQIAKAYGFCQEMHEGQFRRSGEPYYTHPVAVARILADQHLDDATIITALLHDTIEDTKASFGDVERMFSREVAELVDGVTKLTNLQLSSRVNKQAENFRKLIMATSKDIRVTLVKLADRLHNMRTIRSMTPEKQQQKALETMDIYAPLAGRMGMHWLREELEDLAFQVLNPDGRKSIMRRFIKLQNETGDVVQQIKGDLLEELERAGLEGAEIQGRAKKPYSIWRKMQNKELSFSRLSDIYGFRVIVDHESDCYRVLGLIHQRWRAVPGRFKDYISQPKSNGYRSIHTTVSGRNARRVEVQIRTKSMHQVAEKGAAATWSYRDGARVDNPFALDPSTWISSLTERFSSEGDDGEFLEAFKLEMYTDQVFCFSPKGDVIKLPRGATPIDFAYAIHTRIGAACVSAKVDGIRVPLWTRLRNGQSVQIITAEGQTPPASWIDIVATGRAKTAIRRSLREFDREKFIKLGKEFARVAFENVNKKATDRALKTAAKHYGLPSADELLARLGSSEIAARDVVAELYPNLKVRDTDEVGPTVALMGLEPGQKFTHGVCCNPLPGERIVGIIFKGHGVVIHTIDCPNLLHYETQMDRWLDLHWRDGQHAATHPAQIITTILNGAGVMGRICTLIGDQNANISDIHFLDRKPDYFKLLVELELRDVSQLHMVLTALEAESDVAEVSRHRNPELGRDIDSMNGEWGEIGV
- a CDS encoding DUF2062 domain-containing protein encodes the protein MFKRREKRGLHRALWEWLYPKGGWARAYSYIKHRLRRLPGTPEEIARGVAIGVFTSFTPFYGLHFFVAWVLALVLRANVLASLLGTFFGNPLTHIPIGATALGFGHAFLGKRPESDLHLGLGEMFARAVTELGANIAAFFSQTPGDWTYLVEFWHTVFFPWMIGGVVPGVISGLVIYAITVPAIRVYKNRRKGQLAAKIAELRRKTLLTREDDSGV
- a CDS encoding pyridoxine 5'-phosphate synthase encodes the protein MSIEQRLGVNIDHVATLRNARGGAYPDPLRAALLAQAAGADGITAHLREDRRHILDADIDALMGALRIPLNFEMAATAEMQAIALRHKPHAVCLVPEKREERTTEGGLDVVGDQDRLGDFIAPLAQAGCRVSLFVAADEGQLQASAQVGAAVVELHTGAYCDFHAEGNHQAAKEELARITRCAQFAADLGLEVHAGHGLSYETVAPIAALPEVAELNIGHFLIGESVFLGLGPAIAEMRRLMQNARR
- the lepB gene encoding signal peptidase I, which gives rise to MDDIEEKSFAASAIETVKTVVYALLIAGVFRTLFFQPFWIPSGSMKDSLLIGDFLFVNKMAYGYSYASCPKIQIAALGLNIDADDFCGFIKDRDTRILGGVPERGDVVVFRHPVTGADYIKRLVGLPGDKIQMQGGVLQINGTPVERRQVEDFVEIYEPQGSQRNRPVCSNGAVGLGADCIKAKYIETLPNGVEHGVLDTYDQDAMRLGGRMNVDTTKVYAVPAGHFFFMGDNRDNSSDSRVPQSIGGVGFVPLKDIVGRADRILFSSAGASILAFWTWRSDRYFKAID
- the acpS gene encoding holo-ACP synthase; translated protein: MILGIGTDLANIKRIQGTLDRFGDRFKNRVFTQVEQRKSEARKDVAGTYAKRWAAKEACSKALGTGLAMGISWKDMAVTNMRSGQPVMAVTGWAAERLAQMTPAGHTAVIHCTLTDDHPWAQAFVVIEARPNEGGAT